The Bacteroidota bacterium DNA segment GGAACGAGCATGGTCACCAGATATCATCTCCTCATGTTCTTCAACAATAGACTGTTTCCTACTCCAATTCACTTTTGCTTTTCATAATATTCTGCTACATTTGCACGACTTGAAAATCATATTCAATCATTTTAGATTTAAGTTAAAACACCATCTATGGACACAAAAAATAAAGGTTTCAACACTAAGCTCATTCATTCTGGCGATTACGAAGATCAATTCGGCAGCGCAACAACGCCTATTTATCAAACTTCCACATTTGCATTTAAAAGTGCTGATCACGGTGCCGATTGTTTTGCCGGACGTGATAAAGGTTATATTTATACCCGTATTGGTAATCCAACCATTAATGCACTTGAAGATAAACTAGCCGATTTAGAAAACGGTTACAGAGGGATTGTAATGGGCAGTGGTATGGCAGCTGTGTCGACCGTATACATGGCTTTGCTTGAAAAAGGTTCACACATGATTATTACCAGTGCTGTTTATGGTCCTAGTTTAGCCATACTGGATAGTCATTTTGCAAAATTCGGTGTCGAATATAGCGCTATTGACACTTCCGATATGGATGAAATTGAGAAGCATATCCGACCCAATACAAAATTGCTTTATTTGGAAACTCCTGCCAATCCAACCATTCAAATCACAGATATTCAGGCAGCTTGTGATTTAGCTCACAAACACGATATTTTAGTATGTGTTGACAATACATTCTGCAGTCCTTATTTACAAAGACCATTGGGTTTAGGAGCCGACATTGCTTTACATTCACTAACAAAATTTATCAACGGACATGCCGATATTGTTGGCGGTGCTTTAATCGCTAAAGATCCTGATTTATATGCAAAATTGCGCAAAACCATGGTTTACATGGGTTGCAACATGGATCCTCATCAGGCATTTATGGTACAACGAGGTGTTAAAACACTTTCATTGCGAATTGATAGAGCACAGGAAAGTGCCATTAAGATTGCAGAATATTTGGAAAAACACCCAAAAATTGAATGGATTAAATTCCCGGGTCTAGCTTCATTCGATCAGAAAGATTTAGTCGAAAAACAAATGGATGGCCCTGGCACCATGATTTCTTTTGGTGTTAAAGGAGGACTTGATGCTGGTAAAAAACTAATGGATAATGTTCAGCTAGCCATACTGGCTGTTTCCTTAGGTGGTGTGGAAACACTAATTCAGCATCCCGCTTCAATGACGCATGCAGCCATGACCAAAGAAGCTCGTTTAGCAGGTCATATAACCGATGATTTGGTTCGTTTTTCGGTTGGTATTGAAGATGTAGAGGATATTATTGCTGATTTAGCGCAGGCTCTAGAAATGTGTTAATAGCTAATTCGATAATGTGACAATTACTTAAGTTGTCAATTTAAATAAGCCTTTGTTTATCTGAGCATAGTCGAAGATGGCAAAGGTTTTTTTATTATAGAGATTTGTCATTGCGAATGTATTAAAGCCTGCCTGACGGCTAGCAGTCAATCTACAACTTTGGAACGTTATCCTTATCGGGAGATAGCTTCGTCATTCTTCCTCGCTATGACGTTTCATACAGATCATTAACATTTTCATTTCTCCTTAACCCTTAAGGGAAAATGAAAATCAATTTGCACCCTTCAGGGAATGGGGCAAACAAATTGATTTAAACTCAATAAATATCGAATTCACCAATTAACAATTTAAACTAGCCTTTGTTTATCTGAGCGTAGTCGAAGATGGCAAAGGTTTTTTCTTGCTACATTCAAAACTTTTAACTTTTAACTGGCCAACTTATAACTTGTTTTAGTAACATTGTATATGAAGTCAACTCCTTTTCTGAAAGAAATAGCCAATCACTTATTGCAGAAATTCAATAACGATCTTTCAGAAGTGGCTGTTGTGTTTCCCAATAAAAGGGCTGGTTTGTTCTTTAGGCATTACCTCAACCAAATAATCGACAAACCAGTTTGGTCCCCTCATATTTTTGACATCTCTGCTTTCATTCAATCTCAATCGAAATTGCAATTGGCTGACAAATACAGCCTTGTATTTAAACTTTATGACAGCTATTGCAAATTATTGAAATCCAGATATTTTGAAATTGAAGATGCAGAGCATTTTTACCCATGGGGAAATTTATTAATCAAGGATTTTAACGAAGTTGATAAGTATTTGGTTGATGCCAAAGACATTTTCAGAACGGTAAAGGAATTAAAAATAATTGATAATCATTACGATTATCTGACCGATGAACAAATAAATGCCTTGCGCACTTTCTGGGAAAATGTGCAAATAAGTAAAAATTCTGAGCATAAAAGCAAATTCCTGCACATGTGGGAAATTCTGGATGAACTTTATGCTGACTTCAACAAGTCGTTGAAAAGTGAGAATTTAGCTTATGAGGGCATGATATACCGAGATGTTTGTGAAAATCTGGAACAACTCAATTTAGAGTCGTCCTATAAAAAAATTGTTTTTGCCGGATTTAATATCCTCAACAAAAGTGAAGAGCAATTATTCAAATTTTTAAAGAAGCAAAATAAAGCGCTGTATTATTGGGATATTGACGCTTACTATCTAGAGAAGAAAAACTTTCCGGTAGGAGAACATTTAATGGAAATGATGGATAAATTTCCAGCTGCTGAAGACTTCAAAACAGCTTCCTGCATTCAGCCCAATCACAAAAAAATTGAATTGATTGGTGTACCTCTCGAAGTAGGTCAGGCAAAAGCTGCTGGAAATCTTGTTCAGTCATTCAATCCGGAAGAGAACATTGATTCTTCAGCCATTGTTTTAGCAGCCGAGCATTTGCTATTCCCACTACTTCAATCTATTCCTGAGAATAACAAAGGAGTTAATGTAACCATGGGGTATCCCATGAAAAACACACGTATTTCCAGCTTTCTGGACTTATTAGCTGAATTACAAAAGCATGTGAAAGTATCTGGCGATCATCTAATGTTTTATTACACGGATGTGCTGTCTATTCTACGACATTCTCTCGTAAATAGTGTGAATACAAAGGCTATCAACGAAAAAATTCAGAAAATAACGGCTCAAAACAAAGTATATATTTCTGATAAAGAGCTTGCAAGTCTTTTCGAGTCGGCAAAACATATCTTTAGCGATTACCGATCTTTTGAAAATCAGTTTACCTATTTCATGCAACTGCTCGAATTCATTTATTACCAATTAAGTGGAGCTGTTGAAAAGGAATTTGTTTATGCCTATCACAAAGAACTCAAAAGCTTAAGCAATACGGTTCAGAAATATGCTGTTAAACTGGATGAAAAACTATTTTTCAGGTTGATTAAAGAGCTAATTAACAGCACCAAGCTCCCATTTAGTGGAGAACCTTTGCAGGGCATTCAGGTAATGGGAAGTTTAGAAACCCGTTGTCTGGATTTTTCGAAACTCATTATTATGGGCATGAATGAAGGTTATTGGCCTAAAAATACTTTTGATCATTCCTTTATCCCCTATAATTTACGAAGGGCTTTTGAATTACCAACCTATGAATTGGATGATGCACTTTATGCCTATTATTTTTATCGACTATTACAAAAAGCTGATGAAGTTTTTTTAATTTACAATACAGAAACAGGATCTGCCGGTTCGGGAGAAATCAGTCGCTATATCAGTCAGCTAAAATATGATTTCGATTTTGAAATCACAGAAAAAATATTAGCTCATGACATCAAAAAAGAAGAAACAAAGCCGATTGAGATTTGGAAAGAAGACAAAATTATTGAACAACTGAACCGATACCTTTCAAATTTTCAGGGCAACAAAAGACTTAGTCCTTCTGCACTGAATG contains these protein-coding regions:
- a CDS encoding PLP-dependent transferase, encoding MDTKNKGFNTKLIHSGDYEDQFGSATTPIYQTSTFAFKSADHGADCFAGRDKGYIYTRIGNPTINALEDKLADLENGYRGIVMGSGMAAVSTVYMALLEKGSHMIITSAVYGPSLAILDSHFAKFGVEYSAIDTSDMDEIEKHIRPNTKLLYLETPANPTIQITDIQAACDLAHKHDILVCVDNTFCSPYLQRPLGLGADIALHSLTKFINGHADIVGGALIAKDPDLYAKLRKTMVYMGCNMDPHQAFMVQRGVKTLSLRIDRAQESAIKIAEYLEKHPKIEWIKFPGLASFDQKDLVEKQMDGPGTMISFGVKGGLDAGKKLMDNVQLAILAVSLGGVETLIQHPASMTHAAMTKEARLAGHITDDLVRFSVGIEDVEDIIADLAQALEMC